A genomic region of Acipenser ruthenus chromosome 9, fAciRut3.2 maternal haplotype, whole genome shotgun sequence contains the following coding sequences:
- the LOC117407173 gene encoding uncharacterized protein LOC117407173, with product MSHEANEEQNFITFLRKIEVLSGWPVENLPDNKPGICIHTFFRRNTVISRDTKASSKIYIIKTGTIRVLKTLTSIKPHLPGKPSSISGDWKYQNTDNQSEEMHAKKAVRIKTSLPSRKSSRDVEFLLPLLQQGPAAFEERADTPSPYTSSATVPKEASSTIHVEEDGSHIYIHVQTLKPGDVFGLVYLLFEDTFGMTLISEGAECILISKDFFKKYTDDAYLCKLSKVVQPYPSEQALQKQLQEYINWSAYKSLLFNRQQKLCAISK from the exons ATGAGCCATGAAGCCAACGAAGAGCagaattttattacatttctgagAAAGATTGAAGTTCTCTCAGGATGGCCTGTGGAAAACCTTCCCGACAATAAACCTGGGATATGTATTCACACCTTCTTTCG GCGAAATACAGTTATCTCTAGGGACACAAAGGCATCATCCAAGATCTATATCATCAAAACT GGTACAATAAGAGTTCTTAAAACACTGACATCTATTAAACCCCATCTCCCTGGTAAACCCTCTTCAATCA GTGGCGATTGGAAATACCAGAATACAGATAACCAGTCAGAAGAAATGCATGCAAAG AAAGCAGTAAGGATTAAGACTAGCCTTCCTTCCAGAAAGAGTTCCAGAGACGTGGAGTTCCTCCTGCCGCTGCTGCAGCAGGGACCGGCAGCTTTCGAGGAAAGAGCTGATACACCTTCTCCATACACCAGCAGTGCAACTGTTCCCAAAGAGGCAAGCTCAACAATACATGTTGAGGAGGATGGATCACACATTTACATTCATGTGCAGACGCTTAAACCTGGAGATGTGTTT GGTCTGGTCTATCTGCTGTTTGAAGACACATTTGGTATGACGCTGATATCTGAGGGAGCAGAATGCATCCTGATCTCAAaggatttctttaaaaaatatacagatgATGCATATCTCTGTAAACTGTCCAAAGTG GTCCAGCCTTACCCCTCAGAACAGGCTCTTCAGAAACAACTGCAAGAATACATCAATTGGAGTGCATACAAATCTTTATTATTCAACAGGCAACAAAAGCTGTGTGCAATCTCAAAGTGA